A stretch of DNA from Blastopirellula marina:
GGGCAAGAGCCTCGAGCCGTTGAATGATCTTAAAACAAAACTCAATGTCATCCACGGCCTATTTAACAAGTCTGCCACCGGCGTTGGCATTCACCCGGGACAAACGGGAAATATCCTCTCCGGTGCTGCGCTTCAAAAGGGCGCCGAACTGCGCGGTGGGATCAGTATGGACCAAGTGATCGCTGAGCACTTCCGCGACCAGACCGAACAATCGAGCATGGTGCTAGGCTGCGAACAACCGGTGACCGGCTACCATGAAACCAATTTCTCGATGGCGTACAGTTCGCATATTTCGTGGCAGAATGCGACCTCTCCGGTTCCGATGGAAGCCTATCCCTCGTTAGCATTCGACAACCTCTTCAATAACCAAGGCAATCGACGTAATCAGAGTGTGCTTGATCGGGTTCGCGAAGAAGTCTCTTCCCTTAATGGGCAAGTCAGCGCGGCCGACCGCGGGCGTCTCGATGAATATCTAACGAGTGTCCGAGAGGTCGAGAAACGCATTCAAGCTTCTCGCAGCCATAAAGAAAAAGCGGATGAACGAGCTAAGCACCAGAACAAACCGGTCGTAACCATGAAGCGGCCTGACGACGGTCTCCCCGAAGACATTCGCGAACACATGCGGTTGATGTGCGACATCATTGCTATCGGCTTCCAAACCGACAAGACCCGTGTCGCCACGTTGTTAATGTGCCGCGATATTTCTGGAATGTTCTATCCATTCCTTGGTGTGAGAACTGCCCACCATGGCGCTTCCCACGACGATCGTTCCGACTCCTACCACAAGATCACGCAATACTATGTTAGTCAGTACGCCTATCTGGCTAAGAAACTCGACGGCATGAAGGAAGGGGAACGAAGCGTGCTCGACAATTCATGTCTCATGTTTGTCAACAGTATGTGGTCAGGCAGCGCGCACGATTCGAGTAAGGTTCCTCTGCTGCTCGCTGGCGGTTTGGGGGATACGCTTAAGACGGGTCGTTCGCTTGACTTTGTTGAGAAGGATGATGCCGACCGTAAGCTTTGCAGCCTTTATCTTGGCATCATGAATCGAATGGGCGTTCATCAAACTCACTTCGGCGATGCCGACACACAGCTAGCGGGTTTGTAAGTCGCTTGAGCTAACAATAGCAATCGATGGAAAGCGAAAGCATGGTTGCCAACGGGGGCCTGCTATCCCATACAATGGGGATGCGTAACGTTCGTATCTCATCCCCATCGACAGGCAAACTTCTTTCCGATGGCCAAGAAGAAGACCCCCACATCTCGCGCCGGTAGCAACACCGAAAAATCTCCTGACATTCAACTTGCTTCGGCCGAGGTTCGCTTTTCCGATCAACTGGCGTTTTTGCACGCGATTGACGATGCGGCTCGTCCGCCAGGCTGGTTACTATCGCCAGTGCGAGTTGTCGAGTTCATTTGCGGCACTCGCGGCGAGGCATTGCGGGCTCCCGCTTCAACAAAGCTACCCGCCAAGCTACCCAAGTCCTTGGTCATTCCACCGAAGTTCGTAGGGCCCCGCGCCCTGGTCGAACGTTGTGTTGTGACGTTGGCCGGCGAACGTGGTTTGATGTTGGTCGGTCAACCAGGTACGGCCAAAAGTATGCTCGGCGAACTGCTTGCCGTCGCCATTAGTGGTTCCAGCGCGCTAACCGTGCAAGGTACGGCCGGTGCGAGCGAGGACCACATGCGTTACGGCTGGAATTATTCGATGCTTCTGGACCGTGGCCCACGCCCGGAGGCGCTGGTTCCTTCCCCTGTCTTGACGGCTATGCGGGAAGGTAAGCTGGTTCGTATCGAAGAATTGACCCGCTGCTTGCCGGAAGTTCAAGATGGCTTGATCAGCCTGCTAAGCGAACGTCGCCTCATGATTCCGGAATTGGAAGGAGACGACGGCAGTGTCTTCGCCCGACCTGGTTTCAACATCGTTGCCACGGCAAATCTTCGGGACCGTGGGGTGTCGGAAATGTCCGCAGCCCTCAAACGTCGCTTCAATTTCGAAACCGTTCATCCGATCGCGGATCCGCAACAAGAGATCGAGCTGGTACGAAGTCGGGCGGTTTCCGTCTTGTCCGAGACCGGACTGACGACCGATCTCGACGCTCGTTTGCTGGAACTTTTAATCACGACCTTTCGTGACCTCCGCGATGGAAACACAAGCGAAGGTTGGAGCGTCGAACGCCCCGCTTCGGTGATGAGTACAGCGGAAGCTGTCACCGTTGCGACAGCCATCGCCCGGCAAGGAGCATTCTTTCCAGCACAACGTGACCCCATATCCCTGCTCCCGGGCCATCTGTTAGGGGTCGTCCTCAAGGACAACCTTGAAGATCGCGAACGGTTGTTGGCCTACTGGGACGGTCCCGTCCGACGTCGCAGCGAGAACGATGCTCATTGGAAGCGAATGTACGAATTGCGTGATGTGTTGGAAGAGTCGGCGGAAGGAGCGTAGCCATGGATGGCGAAGAGCCACGTCAACCGTTGGAGAGACTTGCGGCCTGCCGAACGCCCTACCTAATCGGCGTTCGCCATCATTCTACAGCGTTGGCCCGCGCGATGCCAGAATTGTTGGATTCGATACGCCCCAAGTCGATTCTGCTGGAGATGCCCCCTGACTTCCAATCTTGGCTTCCTCATCTCGGCGATCCTGAACTTGTCGCACCGGTTGCCTTGGCAGCGTGTAATCGATCGGAACTGAATTCGTTTTACCCACTCGCAGATTTCTCGCCCGAATTGGTCGCGATTCGCTGGGCAACTAAGAACGGCGTCCCAATCATCCCGTGCGATCTCGATCTGGCAGGTATGCATGCGGCTGATCACTTCATCCCCAATTTGGATAAGCATACCGACGAGGCCAAAGTATCCCCGTCGCTGCAAGATGAAGTCATGCGTCGTCACGAAACGCGTGATTT
This window harbors:
- a CDS encoding DUF1552 domain-containing protein, translated to MSAIEKSDLSRRMFLRGAGVAMALPWLESVSVWGSEAKPEANDIPAAPKRFAALFMGCGVNPDHWWANGEGDQMELGKSLEPLNDLKTKLNVIHGLFNKSATGVGIHPGQTGNILSGAALQKGAELRGGISMDQVIAEHFRDQTEQSSMVLGCEQPVTGYHETNFSMAYSSHISWQNATSPVPMEAYPSLAFDNLFNNQGNRRNQSVLDRVREEVSSLNGQVSAADRGRLDEYLTSVREVEKRIQASRSHKEKADERAKHQNKPVVTMKRPDDGLPEDIREHMRLMCDIIAIGFQTDKTRVATLLMCRDISGMFYPFLGVRTAHHGASHDDRSDSYHKITQYYVSQYAYLAKKLDGMKEGERSVLDNSCLMFVNSMWSGSAHDSSKVPLLLAGGLGDTLKTGRSLDFVEKDDADRKLCSLYLGIMNRMGVHQTHFGDADTQLAGL
- a CDS encoding ATP-binding protein; the encoded protein is MAKKKTPTSRAGSNTEKSPDIQLASAEVRFSDQLAFLHAIDDAARPPGWLLSPVRVVEFICGTRGEALRAPASTKLPAKLPKSLVIPPKFVGPRALVERCVVTLAGERGLMLVGQPGTAKSMLGELLAVAISGSSALTVQGTAGASEDHMRYGWNYSMLLDRGPRPEALVPSPVLTAMREGKLVRIEELTRCLPEVQDGLISLLSERRLMIPELEGDDGSVFARPGFNIVATANLRDRGVSEMSAALKRRFNFETVHPIADPQQEIELVRSRAVSVLSETGLTTDLDARLLELLITTFRDLRDGNTSEGWSVERPASVMSTAEAVTVATAIARQGAFFPAQRDPISLLPGHLLGVVLKDNLEDRERLLAYWDGPVRRRSENDAHWKRMYELRDVLEESAEGA